One genomic window of Pseudomonadales bacterium includes the following:
- a CDS encoding molybdopterin-dependent oxidoreductase: MQTVAAKNVKTTEQGEWFKTTCYGCPAGTCGMLAKKTGGIVVEVKGDPDCPFSQGRLCAKGHAQIMTSYSNRRVTRPLKRTNPEKGLGVDPGWVEISYEEAINTAAEKLRHCHETNPTGLVLGYTDFSTFPWFAGCMLGSFGSPNLATASKSFCGNNVHPVLQQVHGGFHAGPDFHHCNYLMLFGSNKGAMSNWAAVSSTLEMSMARTRGMKVVVVDPWGSNSASVGDEWIPIRPGTDAALMLAMMNVLINKLGVYDAAFLNRLSNAPYLVRRVNGRYIRSADSGKPMIWDINDQRAKCHDDKTLANAAMDGDFEVDGEPCVPAFVLFKEHLQKYTPEYAEEITTVPAATIERIAGEFGAAAAIGQTINIDGHDLPLRPACAHWYKGLSQHAGAHESGIVIAQLNTIVGAIDVPGGLLSDCVYAHHPEFSENSVWMGRGSGMQESDGLIVPGKNATYADNFPGPFPPKEASEPTTMAGDSLTLAGIYMGSSTAKLNVVEPKNFNDKVPHNTEVYVQIVSNDVMNEGNPKFQAEYQKKFGFQLSIVPHVDETAEFADIILPAQTQLERLDMGANNIPDTMGSTVTDEYCINLRQPVIDIGRKHFVDTWIDLIDKVGVLPEFNQLVNHFMELGGSAKLEPEIKYTHRDITEHWIQSMTGGAMTLKDVERDGRIQWKKTVKEKYPRPFYSPRIPIYYEYILDAGKKVERLTHDMGVDWDVSRYKALPDWVPGPGYRTVKPGFDLYAVTFKWPFMTGSFSSFNPWLAELREHYPYAGVVLLNRKTAEQKGIRDGDVIELENASGSKVESVAKLTECIHPECVGLDHSAGNWASILPPRSRKKGGAHAGSIIDYSLDNIDALGGSLDASPKLKVSHLGVRK, encoded by the coding sequence ATGCAAACCGTTGCAGCAAAAAACGTAAAAACGACAGAGCAAGGTGAATGGTTTAAAACAACCTGCTACGGGTGCCCTGCCGGAACTTGCGGCATGTTGGCTAAAAAAACAGGCGGTATCGTTGTCGAAGTCAAGGGTGATCCAGACTGCCCCTTTAGTCAGGGGCGACTGTGCGCGAAGGGTCATGCACAGATTATGACCTCTTATAGCAACAGAAGAGTTACTCGCCCTTTAAAGCGAACGAACCCGGAAAAAGGTTTGGGAGTGGATCCGGGTTGGGTCGAAATCAGTTACGAAGAAGCAATTAATACCGCTGCTGAAAAGCTCAGGCATTGCCATGAAACCAATCCAACCGGGTTGGTTTTGGGTTATACAGACTTTTCTACTTTTCCATGGTTTGCCGGATGTATGCTGGGGTCTTTTGGTAGCCCTAATCTGGCGACTGCTTCAAAATCCTTCTGTGGTAATAACGTGCACCCGGTGTTGCAGCAGGTACATGGCGGGTTTCATGCTGGCCCCGACTTCCATCATTGTAACTATCTGATGTTGTTCGGCTCCAATAAAGGGGCGATGTCAAATTGGGCAGCCGTATCCTCAACGCTTGAAATGTCGATGGCCCGAACTCGGGGTATGAAAGTGGTAGTGGTTGATCCCTGGGGCTCAAATAGCGCGTCAGTGGGTGACGAGTGGATACCTATCAGGCCGGGAACAGATGCTGCGTTGATGCTGGCAATGATGAATGTGCTGATCAATAAGTTGGGTGTCTATGACGCCGCATTTCTGAATAGGTTGAGTAATGCACCTTATCTGGTTCGCCGTGTGAATGGTCGGTATATTCGGAGCGCGGACAGCGGCAAACCCATGATATGGGATATTAATGATCAGCGGGCGAAGTGTCATGACGACAAGACGCTTGCCAACGCCGCAATGGATGGTGATTTTGAAGTTGATGGTGAGCCCTGTGTACCTGCGTTTGTATTGTTTAAAGAGCATTTACAGAAATACACGCCAGAATACGCCGAGGAAATTACCACGGTTCCTGCCGCCACGATTGAGCGCATTGCGGGTGAGTTTGGTGCAGCTGCAGCCATCGGTCAAACCATTAATATAGATGGGCATGATCTGCCCTTAAGGCCCGCCTGCGCCCACTGGTATAAAGGGCTGAGTCAGCATGCAGGCGCGCATGAATCCGGCATTGTTATTGCGCAGTTGAATACCATTGTGGGCGCTATCGATGTGCCTGGTGGACTGTTGTCGGACTGCGTTTATGCACATCATCCTGAGTTCTCTGAAAACAGTGTCTGGATGGGCAGGGGTTCCGGAATGCAGGAGTCGGATGGTCTTATAGTGCCAGGTAAAAATGCCACCTACGCCGATAATTTTCCCGGGCCATTTCCTCCCAAAGAGGCGTCCGAACCGACCACCATGGCGGGCGATTCGTTGACGCTGGCGGGTATTTATATGGGCTCTTCTACCGCCAAACTGAATGTTGTTGAACCAAAGAATTTTAACGACAAGGTGCCTCATAACACCGAAGTTTATGTGCAGATCGTTTCAAACGATGTGATGAATGAGGGCAACCCGAAGTTCCAGGCCGAGTATCAGAAGAAATTTGGTTTTCAGTTATCGATTGTGCCTCACGTCGATGAAACCGCTGAGTTTGCAGACATCATTTTGCCCGCCCAAACACAGCTGGAGCGCCTCGATATGGGGGCCAATAATATTCCCGACACCATGGGATCAACCGTAACCGACGAATATTGTATCAATCTGCGTCAGCCGGTTATTGATATTGGGCGAAAGCACTTTGTGGATACCTGGATAGATCTGATCGACAAGGTGGGAGTGTTGCCGGAATTTAATCAGCTTGTGAATCACTTTATGGAGCTGGGTGGCAGTGCAAAACTGGAGCCTGAAATAAAGTACACGCACAGAGATATCACCGAGCATTGGATTCAGTCGATGACGGGGGGTGCCATGACGCTCAAGGATGTGGAGCGGGATGGTCGAATTCAGTGGAAGAAAACCGTAAAAGAAAAGTATCCACGACCTTTCTATTCGCCGCGTATCCCGATTTATTACGAATATATTCTTGACGCCGGTAAAAAGGTTGAGAGATTAACCCATGACATGGGGGTTGATTGGGATGTTTCCAGGTATAAGGCGTTGCCAGACTGGGTTCCCGGTCCGGGGTATCGAACGGTTAAGCCGGGTTTTGACTTGTATGCAGTCACTTTCAAATGGCCTTTTATGACCGGCAGTTTTTCCAGCTTTAACCCCTGGCTGGCTGAGTTGCGTGAACATTACCCCTATGCAGGGGTTGTGCTGCTGAATCGCAAAACGGCAGAACAGAAAGGTATCAGGGATGGCGATGTGATAGAACTTGAAAACGCCTCCGGTAGTAAGGTCGAGAGTGTAGCCAAGTTGACCGAGTGTATTCATCCGGAGTGTGTCGGACTCGATCATTCTGCGGGCAACTGGGCCAGTATTCTACCGCCGCGCTCCCGGAAAAAAGGCGGCGCCCATGCGGGTTCTATTATTGATTACAGTCTCGACAATATCGACGCGCTGGGCGGCTCGCTTGATGCCAGTCCAAAATTGAAAGTCAGTCACCTGGGGGTGCGCAAATGA
- a CDS encoding 4Fe-4S dicluster domain-containing protein, translating into MVIDLKVCVGCQACTIACKASNGTPPGIYFAQVHEREVGEYPNARREFLPILCNHCDEPPCVEVCPTGASFQRQDGIVGVDSSKCIGCRSCDVSCPYGHRHYVGKGLLDEGYFGDGLTEYEEVKYQKWTEETVIKCDFCVDRIDQGLEPACVSTCPTIARHFGDLDDPKSNVSRLLEQRDSFTLAPEAGTKPSVHYLTP; encoded by the coding sequence ATGGTGATTGACTTAAAAGTCTGTGTGGGTTGTCAGGCATGCACTATTGCCTGCAAGGCTTCTAACGGCACACCGCCGGGTATTTACTTTGCGCAAGTGCATGAGCGGGAAGTGGGTGAATACCCTAATGCGCGACGGGAATTTCTGCCGATTTTATGCAATCACTGTGATGAGCCTCCTTGCGTAGAAGTATGCCCAACGGGGGCGAGTTTTCAGCGGCAAGACGGCATTGTCGGAGTCGACAGCTCGAAGTGCATTGGTTGCCGGAGTTGCGATGTTTCCTGTCCCTATGGTCATCGTCATTACGTTGGGAAGGGGCTTCTCGATGAAGGTTATTTCGGTGACGGCCTGACTGAGTACGAAGAGGTTAAATACCAGAAATGGACTGAGGAAACGGTGATCAAATGTGATTTCTGTGTGGATCGAATCGATCAGGGTTTGGAGCCGGCCTGTGTTTCAACTTGCCCAACCATCGCCCGACACTTTGGTGATTTGGATGATCCGAAAAGTAATGTCAGTCGTCTGCTGGAGCAGAGAGATTCCTTTACGTTGGCGCCAGAGGCAGGAACCAAGCCCAGTGTTCATTATTTGACGCCTTGA
- a CDS encoding dimethyl sulfoxide reductase anchor subunit has translation MNNSVGAIRAEQYFVTTKREFVTGGVRFVEHMEFLEVVSFLGEGVGAALFLLGSALDNLWAMMAGVALVGLAVIALMAHLGGRALIAWRAVTRVKTSWVARGTLFISLFMATSLLLLAAELFFDLGGFQRYLEILADGLAVLVVLYAGMMLRSMKAVTLWRTLFLPASFIAHSGLSALIIYIALFCSESNQEQQSLLVNLAVVLAVLTLFISAAYIASIKRTIAVKASLDALLRGAVQRWYLLGAGLTGVVIPCGLLMLAIMINDFAGMAAWLLISAAVLRLFGDYAYRYAIVKAGAYEPVVPVVGQRGGAFSR, from the coding sequence ATGAATAATAGCGTTGGGGCTATCCGGGCAGAACAGTATTTTGTAACGACAAAACGTGAATTTGTCACAGGTGGTGTTCGCTTTGTGGAGCACATGGAATTTCTCGAAGTGGTCAGTTTTCTTGGGGAGGGGGTTGGCGCAGCACTTTTTTTGCTTGGAAGTGCCCTTGATAATCTGTGGGCAATGATGGCGGGGGTTGCGCTTGTTGGCCTGGCTGTTATTGCACTGATGGCGCATTTGGGTGGGCGTGCGCTCATTGCCTGGCGTGCAGTGACCCGGGTAAAAACATCCTGGGTTGCTAGAGGAACGCTCTTTATCAGCTTGTTTATGGCTACGTCCTTGTTGCTGCTGGCTGCGGAATTGTTTTTTGATCTTGGTGGTTTTCAGCGATATCTGGAAATACTCGCTGATGGTTTGGCTGTGCTGGTGGTGTTGTATGCCGGAATGATGCTGCGATCCATGAAAGCAGTCACTCTGTGGCGTACTTTGTTTTTGCCCGCTTCTTTTATCGCTCATTCCGGATTGAGTGCGTTGATTATTTATATTGCCTTATTCTGCTCCGAGTCCAATCAGGAGCAGCAATCCTTGTTGGTTAATTTGGCGGTAGTGCTTGCTGTGCTTACACTCTTTATTTCTGCGGCCTATATCGCTTCTATAAAAAGAACGATTGCGGTCAAAGCTTCATTGGATGCTCTTCTTCGAGGAGCAGTGCAACGCTGGTACCTGTTGGGTGCGGGGTTGACTGGTGTTGTGATCCCTTGCGGCCTTCTGATGCTGGCGATAATGATTAATGATTTTGCGGGAATGGCCGCTTGGTTGTTGATTTCGGCTGCGGTGCTGAGGTTGTTTGGTGACTATGCCTACCGCTATGCGATTGTTAAAGCGGGAGCCTATGAGCCGGTTGTTCCTGTTGTTGGGCAGAGAGGTGGTGCTTTTTCCCGTTAG
- a CDS encoding TetR/AcrR family transcriptional regulator — protein sequence MTLIEKTQSKRTRNLRLPPEKRVADIIAAARKILSEKDYEAALISEIAEEAGIVEGTIYRYFENKRDLFIKVAEDWFEEILSQNKSFAKVDGTLNQLKSVIWWVLSIIHKEPALTRFVLMELRPHPDYTKTRVYELNKKFTEEVMAVFREAMKSGELDDKYELTFVRDMVFGCIEHQTWSYLRHLGDYSTDDLSEKIANIMYNGLLKNSPKNDNNIDNAISRLETIVDELKIHSHQV from the coding sequence ATGACGCTGATCGAAAAAACGCAATCAAAACGTACAAGAAATCTGCGTTTACCACCCGAGAAACGCGTTGCAGATATCATCGCAGCAGCACGAAAGATACTGTCAGAAAAAGACTACGAAGCCGCCTTAATTTCAGAAATTGCAGAAGAAGCCGGAATTGTCGAAGGAACCATTTATCGCTACTTTGAAAACAAGCGCGACCTATTCATCAAGGTAGCGGAAGACTGGTTTGAAGAAATACTCAGCCAGAACAAGAGTTTTGCCAAAGTCGATGGCACCCTGAATCAACTAAAAAGTGTTATCTGGTGGGTACTGTCAATCATTCACAAAGAGCCCGCACTCACTCGCTTTGTTCTGATGGAACTTCGCCCGCATCCAGACTACACAAAAACACGGGTATACGAACTCAACAAAAAATTCACAGAAGAAGTCATGGCTGTATTCAGAGAAGCCATGAAAAGCGGCGAACTTGATGACAAATACGAACTTACTTTTGTCAGAGACATGGTCTTTGGCTGCATCGAACATCAAACCTGGTCATACTTGAGACACCTTGGAGATTACTCAACCGATGACCTGTCAGAAAAAATTGCCAATATCATGTACAACGGCCTACTCAAAAACAGCCCCAAGAACGACAACAATATTGACAATGCCATCAGCCGACTTGAAACCATTGTGGACGAGCTGAAAATTCATTCGCATCAGGTATAG
- a CDS encoding SDR family oxidoreductase produces the protein MSTDTIGKVREISESAVVITGGTSGIGLAAAILFAEHGCKRIALIGRSRDRGAQAKSTVEAVKPDVQVEFIAADAHDPVQAQAAVDQAYAALGGIDVLINSVAAEYFPKLLFKTDMDEIAGILTGQALPPMLMSRAVLPYMREQKAGVILNIASDAAKVPTPGESVIGGGMAAIVVFSRTLAIEAKRDGIRVNVLTPSLVGGTPLNERIMSDPFSAKLFESAGKLANLGVVMPEDMAELILFLCGPGAAKLTGQAISMNGGISAA, from the coding sequence ATGAGTACAGATACAATCGGAAAAGTCAGAGAGATTTCTGAAAGTGCAGTAGTGATTACCGGTGGAACCTCGGGAATCGGCTTGGCTGCTGCTATTTTGTTTGCGGAGCATGGTTGCAAGCGGATTGCCTTGATTGGGCGGAGTCGGGACAGAGGTGCTCAGGCAAAGTCTACTGTAGAAGCAGTAAAGCCTGATGTTCAAGTGGAGTTTATTGCTGCGGACGCTCATGACCCCGTTCAGGCTCAGGCTGCAGTGGATCAGGCATATGCTGCGCTTGGGGGTATTGATGTTTTGATCAACTCTGTGGCGGCCGAGTATTTCCCTAAATTATTATTTAAAACCGACATGGATGAGATTGCCGGAATACTGACCGGTCAGGCGTTGCCGCCCATGTTGATGAGTCGTGCAGTCTTGCCTTACATGAGGGAGCAAAAGGCTGGGGTTATTCTTAATATTGCCTCTGACGCTGCCAAGGTTCCAACGCCGGGAGAATCGGTGATTGGCGGTGGTATGGCGGCGATAGTGGTGTTCTCGCGCACGCTGGCGATTGAGGCTAAAAGAGATGGTATTCGGGTTAATGTCTTGACGCCTTCTCTGGTTGGAGGTACGCCGCTGAACGAGCGAATCATGTCGGACCCCTTTTCTGCCAAGTTGTTTGAAAGTGCAGGTAAGCTGGCAAATCTTGGTGTTGTCATGCCTGAAGATATGGCAGAGCTGATTTTGTTCTTATGTGGCCCTGGTGCTGCCAAGCTGACCGGTCAGGCGATTAGTATGAATGGTGGTATTTCAGCGGCCTGA
- a CDS encoding alpha/beta hydrolase has protein sequence MKATRLEGSQGIYLTADIGGNPANPAVIFLHGGGQTRHSWKQAASELVAMDYHVISLDLRGHGESDWSPTGDYSLDAHIADLKAVVAMLETPAVLVGASLGGVISLVAAAEFTSSEISAIILVDVVPRMEKSGTDAIRAFMSANEQGFESVEEAADSVAKYLPHRPRPKNTEGLKKNLRVGDNGRLFWHWDPAVMNGIDDPSYFAMRMEAVAPQLDQPILLLKGDKSEIVSENGVAALQQIVPQIQYIEIDNAAHMVAGDNNDVFNAVIEQFIRENSPPIKLSTHKTGHP, from the coding sequence ATGAAAGCAACCCGACTCGAAGGCTCACAAGGCATTTACCTGACAGCCGATATTGGCGGTAATCCAGCCAACCCCGCTGTCATTTTTCTTCATGGCGGCGGCCAGACACGTCACTCATGGAAACAGGCCGCCAGTGAACTTGTCGCCATGGATTATCATGTGATCTCACTTGATCTGCGCGGACACGGCGAAAGCGACTGGTCGCCAACTGGCGATTATTCACTGGATGCCCACATCGCCGATCTGAAAGCCGTTGTTGCAATGCTTGAAACACCGGCCGTACTGGTCGGCGCCTCCCTGGGAGGCGTTATCTCCCTGGTTGCGGCAGCAGAGTTTACCTCCAGCGAGATTTCGGCAATTATTCTGGTTGATGTCGTGCCAAGAATGGAAAAGTCTGGAACAGACGCGATACGGGCCTTTATGTCAGCCAACGAGCAGGGTTTTGAAAGCGTCGAAGAAGCCGCTGATTCTGTCGCAAAATACCTCCCCCACCGCCCCAGACCAAAAAACACAGAGGGTCTGAAAAAAAACCTCCGGGTCGGCGATAACGGGCGCCTATTCTGGCATTGGGACCCCGCTGTCATGAATGGTATTGACGACCCCAGTTACTTCGCCATGCGGATGGAGGCCGTAGCCCCACAACTCGATCAACCAATACTGTTATTGAAAGGTGACAAGAGCGAGATTGTCTCGGAAAACGGCGTTGCGGCCTTGCAACAGATTGTGCCCCAGATTCAATACATCGAAATTGATAACGCCGCACATATGGTAGCGGGTGACAACAACGACGTTTTCAACGCCGTTATTGAACAGTTCATTCGGGAGAACTCTCCACCCATAAAACTCTCCACCCATAAAACTGGCCACCCATAA
- a CDS encoding TonB-dependent receptor, which produces MGIVNLNHLSCFKRKAVVAGLLLSAQLVPTVANAALEEIIVTANKRAESANDIGLSISAISGEKLAEQKLTSLEEITSSVPGLTFATSQQNTPILTLRGVGFNESSLGVYPATSLYVDEIPLPFPVMAAHSAYDLERAEVLKGPQGVLFGQNSTGGAINFIAAKPTEEFSYGGDLSYGKFDRVEANGFVNGALSDTVSARLAFQTVNADDWQESVTTNQENGEEEYTAARLSVRFEPSDSAEINLNINGWTDKSDPQASQFIAAVPKRFDADMVNPPLQFAHPFAEEDPESADWSFENSGDKEFIQASVRGDFDLSDSLTLTALAAHSDYEQNQVQDGDGYALSTADFLHTKGDIESTFIEIRLSGDSDNLRWVVGANYEDSSTYEDQLLQLLNSTSNRAGVSINRSGTTNEQDIESYAIFGNVDFDIAEDLTLKTGARYTDTEIDGEVCFFYPYNAPGEPDISGTGLNSNGTFTFNFLGTLAGVPFDPIDPFDCAALNGPTLEGVPGFPFKETLAEDNVSWRIGLDWQASDDALIYANISQGYKAGSFPTIAAATHIQLAPVVEESVLAYEAGFKVSLADSSVQWNGAVFHYDYEDKQVRGKLLDPVFGTLDRLVNVPESTITGIETDITAQLTDELTLTIAATYVKSEVDKYEGYDVLGNLRDLSGNDLPLTPELTYSADLDYRTSLDNGGTFFMGVNVIGQSDSDGAFDADDITLAYAPAPGASPVNGLAAGFHKSITDNYLEIDGYTTVGARIGYESEDGHWKVMLWGKNITDEYYWNAVNSSSEAASRVAGRPRTYGLTVGYRY; this is translated from the coding sequence ATGGGAATAGTGAATTTAAATCATTTGAGTTGCTTTAAGAGGAAAGCGGTGGTTGCCGGTTTGTTGCTTTCAGCGCAATTGGTGCCAACCGTGGCCAACGCTGCACTTGAAGAGATAATTGTGACGGCGAACAAAAGGGCAGAGAGTGCCAATGATATTGGCCTTTCAATTTCAGCCATCTCAGGAGAGAAACTGGCGGAGCAAAAACTGACGAGCCTCGAAGAGATTACTTCCTCTGTGCCTGGACTGACATTTGCCACCAGCCAGCAAAATACGCCGATTCTTACACTGCGAGGTGTTGGTTTTAATGAAAGCTCTTTGGGTGTATACCCGGCCACGAGTTTGTATGTGGACGAGATTCCGTTGCCGTTTCCGGTGATGGCGGCTCATAGTGCTTATGACCTGGAGCGCGCAGAAGTGTTGAAAGGACCGCAGGGCGTATTGTTTGGTCAGAACTCAACTGGCGGGGCGATTAACTTTATCGCCGCCAAACCAACGGAAGAATTTTCCTATGGCGGGGATTTGAGTTATGGCAAATTTGACCGGGTTGAAGCCAATGGATTTGTTAATGGGGCCTTGAGTGATACCGTGAGTGCACGCTTGGCTTTTCAAACGGTGAATGCCGATGACTGGCAGGAAAGCGTAACAACTAACCAGGAAAATGGTGAAGAAGAATATACTGCTGCGCGACTTTCGGTCCGGTTTGAGCCGTCTGACAGTGCTGAAATCAATTTGAATATCAATGGTTGGACAGACAAGTCTGATCCACAGGCATCGCAATTTATAGCCGCGGTTCCAAAACGTTTTGATGCCGACATGGTAAATCCGCCTCTGCAGTTTGCGCATCCTTTCGCCGAGGAAGATCCTGAGTCGGCTGACTGGTCTTTTGAAAACTCGGGTGATAAGGAGTTTATTCAAGCCTCTGTGCGTGGTGATTTTGACCTGAGTGACAGTTTGACATTGACGGCGTTGGCTGCTCACAGTGATTATGAGCAAAATCAGGTGCAAGATGGTGACGGCTATGCGTTATCTACAGCTGATTTTCTCCATACAAAAGGAGATATTGAGTCCACTTTTATAGAAATACGCTTGTCGGGAGATAGCGATAACTTGCGTTGGGTGGTTGGTGCGAATTATGAAGATAGCAGCACCTATGAAGATCAACTGCTGCAATTACTGAATAGTACCAGTAACCGTGCTGGAGTCAGTATTAATCGTAGTGGTACTACCAACGAGCAGGATATTGAGTCCTACGCAATATTTGGCAATGTGGATTTTGATATAGCTGAAGACCTGACGTTGAAGACGGGTGCTCGTTACACTGATACGGAAATTGATGGCGAAGTCTGCTTTTTCTATCCGTACAATGCACCAGGCGAGCCAGATATTAGCGGTACGGGGTTGAACAGTAATGGTACTTTTACATTCAATTTCCTCGGAACTCTTGCAGGGGTTCCGTTTGATCCGATTGATCCATTTGACTGCGCTGCGCTAAATGGACCAACGCTGGAAGGCGTTCCGGGATTCCCATTTAAGGAAACGCTAGCTGAAGATAATGTATCCTGGCGTATTGGACTCGATTGGCAGGCTTCAGATGATGCCTTGATTTATGCCAATATTTCTCAGGGCTATAAAGCGGGCAGCTTTCCTACGATTGCCGCAGCGACGCATATTCAGCTTGCTCCAGTGGTAGAAGAGTCTGTATTAGCCTACGAAGCAGGTTTCAAGGTTTCATTAGCTGATAGTTCTGTGCAGTGGAATGGTGCAGTTTTCCACTACGATTATGAGGACAAGCAGGTCCGCGGCAAGCTTTTGGATCCAGTATTTGGCACTTTAGATCGTCTTGTTAACGTTCCAGAATCAACCATCACCGGTATTGAGACAGATATCACAGCGCAATTAACTGATGAGCTAACTCTGACAATTGCTGCCACTTACGTGAAGTCTGAGGTGGACAAATACGAGGGTTACGATGTTTTGGGTAACCTGCGTGATTTGTCGGGTAATGACTTACCGCTGACTCCGGAACTAACTTATAGTGCTGATCTGGATTATCGTACGTCTTTGGATAACGGCGGCACGTTCTTTATGGGCGTGAATGTGATCGGTCAGTCCGATTCGGACGGCGCCTTTGATGCTGACGATATCACGCTGGCATACGCTCCTGCACCAGGCGCATCTCCAGTTAACGGTCTTGCAGCAGGTTTTCATAAATCCATTACCGACAATTACCTGGAAATTGATGGATATACAACTGTCGGTGCACGTATTGGTTATGAATCTGAAGACGGTCACTGGAAAGTAATGCTCTGGGGTAAAAATATAACGGATGAGTATTACTGGAATGCGGTTAACTCTTCATCCGAAGCAGCTTCCCGTGTCGCCGGTCGTCCCAGGACTTACGGATTAACAGTGGGATATCGCTACTAA
- a CDS encoding enoyl-CoA hydratase/isomerase family protein, with protein sequence MTSPILIDNNNGVETVTLNRAEQMNAIDVDMAKALSEYFTQLASRKEVRVVILRSEGKHFSAGADLDSPAFVKDTEGRIHKQLDMQQLYSGIIRAMRYCPQPIICLIQGAAVGGGFSLTLGADVRIGCPNTRVSAAYLRIGLGGCDMGSGYLLPRLIGMAAASELLLTGNFMHAERALTTGLLSQVVELESLLATGESLAEDMLKASPLGLRLTKETLNMSLNAGSFDAALTMEDRQQVMLHETFDHTEAVDAFKEKRAPIFEDK encoded by the coding sequence ATGACCTCCCCAATCCTGATTGACAATAACAACGGCGTGGAAACTGTCACGCTAAACCGTGCCGAGCAAATGAACGCAATAGATGTCGATATGGCGAAAGCCCTGTCCGAATATTTCACTCAGCTAGCTTCCCGAAAAGAGGTTCGCGTTGTCATACTGCGCAGCGAAGGCAAACACTTTTCTGCTGGCGCCGACCTGGATTCTCCGGCTTTCGTGAAAGACACAGAGGGCCGTATCCATAAACAGCTCGACATGCAGCAACTCTATTCCGGCATCATCCGCGCAATGCGTTATTGCCCGCAGCCCATCATCTGCCTGATTCAGGGCGCAGCTGTCGGTGGAGGTTTCTCTCTCACTCTTGGTGCAGATGTCCGCATCGGCTGCCCTAACACACGTGTTAGTGCGGCCTACTTGCGAATTGGTCTTGGTGGTTGCGATATGGGCTCAGGTTATTTATTGCCCCGATTGATAGGTATGGCAGCAGCTTCGGAATTATTATTAACCGGTAATTTCATGCATGCAGAAAGAGCCCTGACAACCGGGTTGTTAAGCCAGGTCGTTGAGCTGGAATCTTTATTGGCAACTGGGGAATCATTGGCTGAAGACATGTTAAAAGCCTCGCCACTAGGCCTGAGGTTAACTAAAGAAACACTCAACATGTCGCTCAATGCCGGGTCGTTTGATGCTGCATTAACAATGGAAGACCGTCAACAAGTCATGCTCCACGAGACCTTCGATCACACAGAAGCGGTGGATGCCTTTAAAGAAAAACGAGCCCCTATATTTGAAGACAAATAA